Genomic segment of Cervus elaphus chromosome 15, mCerEla1.1, whole genome shotgun sequence:
gagttggagaaggaaacggcaacccactccagtgttcttgcctggagaatcccagggacgggggagcctggtgggctgccgtctatggggtcgcacagtcggacacaactgaagcgacttagcagcaacagcagcagagaGAGAGTAAGGAACTAGGACAGGCTACAATCCAACCTAACCAGTGTCCTCCCTCCCTTCAACCTCTCATGAGTAGATACTGAGCTGCTGCTAGGTCTCATGTACATTTTTACCACTATAGAGTCAATTTGGTACAACCATGAGCAACATTAAGTCCTAAATTCTCATGAGAGTAAGGCAGAAAGCTATCTATTTCAAAAAGATTTCATCCTACAGGATCCTTCAACCTCTCAGTTTATATTTCAGCTACTCTTTGAAGGCGTTTCTCACTCTACCTTTTCACAGAGAATGCTCTGTTGAAAGTTTATACATGtccagcaaaacaaaaaaagaagagttcagtgctaaaaaaaaaaaggtaatagtAATATTCAGGAGAtgaatggtggtgatggctgcacaaaatgtgaatgtacttaatgccacagaactgtacacCTAAAGATGGCTAAATGGcaaatgttatgtatattttggggcttcgctggtggctcaaagggtaaagcatctgcctgcaatgcgggaaacttgggttcaatttctgggtcgggaagatcccctggagaaggattggAAAATACTAAGCTAAATTAGTTTCTATTAGTTTCTTTACTATAGGACTTCACAGAGTTTTTAATATACTATTGTGGGTTATGACTCTCCAAATGAAGAAATATTATATTCAGCATTTATAGAATGTATTGACCACAGTATCcttttttcaaagcattttacaAGATTGGTTTTTCCAAACACATTGTGAGAAGTGCCACCCTATATCCTAGGAAGAGTTCTTTGGTTATTTCACCATGCTTCGACATCACTTTGCAAATACCTTCATTATATAGGTTACCACACTGTACTTAAAGTGTTTCTGTGTCTACTTCTCTCACTAGACTTGAAATTTTTTGAGAGCAGAAAATACTGTTTTTGTTGATTCTGGTACCATCAGCAGTCAGCTACCCAATAATCAGTTAAATAAACCATCTCacatccttttctctttctcgtTGTGATTTAAGAGGGGTAGATGAAATATTGAGATATGGCTTCCACCAAAACACAAGGATCTTGAAAGCCAAACTCAAAGCTCTAATTGGAAAAGTAATGATACTGTTTCCAAGTCTTACCTAGagtatttcttctcttctcactACAGACTCAGTTGTCAAATGTCTCAGTTCTGGGGAAGGGCCACTGTGAACATCTGGAAAGTTCCCGAGAGATTTCTAAGATTCTAGAGGAAGCTAAATCTCTTCCATTTAAACAGTGATGAATTCCAAAGACATCCTCTGCCAGAGGATGTGGGGAGGAGAAAATTAGGGAGGAATTATTATTTAAAGACTCAtgtcctggaggctcagatgggaaagaatctgcctgtaatgtaggagacccaggttcaatccctaggtggggaagatctcctagagaagggaatggcaacccactccagtattcttgcctggagaatcccatggacagaggaggctggcgagctacagtccgtgggatctcaaagagtcggacagaactgagcaactaacacttgctcTTTCTTTCATTGTTTAAAGGGTACAGACTTTcaatttgggaagatgaaaaaattctggaaatagaCAGTGATGGCtgttgcacaacaatgtaaaCATACAATGTCACTGAAcagtacactttaaaatgattaaaatggtaacttttatgttatatatactccatcacaattttttttttaaatttgatgtatTCATTCATCCCCAGCCAGGGACCAAGCAAAGCAGTCACATAAGCATGCGAGCACGCAAACTTCTTTTTCTTATGACCAGACTGATGGGCAGGTTCAGATAAGGCCACAGGCAACATTCTGCTGGAAGTACTTGGCCCCTTCTCTTTACTCTTTGAGTGCCTTGTGTCTGATGgtgaaaattattaaatttactACTTGTCTGGCTGTCAAAGTACTTAATGTGTGGTCCTtcaccttcctttctccctctttccaagACTCTCTCCTATGCTCTATCTAGAAACATGCTTCACAAAATTTCCTGTTATATCAGTGACATTTGTCACTGTAACTGCCACACAAACAAGCCGAATCCTCCCAGGTAGACTCCCATCTACCCTACCTCTCTCCCTATGCTGTGAGCTCTCTACTCACATCCATATTTCTTAGGACAACAAATCATGATTCCCCCTTTTGAATCCACTTCTTAGGTCATAGGCCAATGCATTTTAGTAACAGCTTAACTGTTCATCTTGTCTTATATGTTTTTCCACAAAGATTTACCTTTTATAAAAAATCTTCGAGGACACCACTTTTATcttgacatttcctttttttaacatcagttaatgatgatgaagatgatgacaacagcaacaacatagcagcagcaggagctaaTATCTGAGAGCTTACCATAGGCGTGGCACTTATAAACATCTTATTTAACTCTCAGACTTATGatgtatatacattattataaccattttacatatgataaaatAAAAGCTATACTGCAGGGAATATTGTTCCAGGGTCTATAAAGCTAATGGGTCTGAGAATGTCTTTCAAGAGAgcatgtgctgtgctaagtctcttcagctgtgtccaactctttgcccccctatggactgtagcccactaggctcctctgtccataggattctccaggcaagaacactggagtgggttgccatttcctcctccaagagatctttccgacccagtgGTCAAaccgtgtctcttctgtctcctgcattggcaggcgcattctttaccactagcaccacctgggaagccctcaagagAGCATGGACCCCCACAAATGGTAATGCATAAGGCTGTATGAGTGTGCATCTGTGCATTTATCTGGGGAAAAGGTTCATAACTTTTATTGGTATATGAAAAGACTGGCTCACACATGATTGTTAAATGCTGCTACAATggttaaatattttcagttattttcagtTAAATCGAAGCACAATTTCCGAGTCTAATGTTAACTGTCTTCAACCTGCTAGAGGACCTCACCCTCAATCTATCTCCTCCCCTTGTGAATCCACGATCATTTTCACCAGCTGTTCCCTACTTAGAACGCATCCCCAATTCCAAAGCCTAcccaatgaaaccaaaagcttgACTGCGGACCCACTATGACACCGTCCTTGTCTACTCCAGGCCCTACAGACATCACAAGGCCTGCAagcacacacaaaacacacacacattccaacAGGCAGCCCCTCCTCAGCCCCATCTTCTCACCCACTTGTGCTCACAATACACTCTGATATGTGTGTACCTCCCACACCCTGACTCTAAATTCAGAGGGACACGTACGTACCATCACGCTCTGTAAACACATCTTGACAGCCATAACAAAAGTTCTCCCTAATAGCTCTCTCTCACACACTGCCCCAGGACCTCGGATAAACCTCAGACTCAATCGCCAGGCTCACAAATACAATCCgtcctctgttctctctctctctctctcacatacacagacacatactgAGCCTCACAGGCCCACAACACTGCCCAAGGTCTCACCGACAATCTCTCACGTACTGACAGGCACTGTGTTCCACAGGCGCCCTGACAAACACCCACCGCCGCTCCCTCGCGCGCCCCGCCTCACCCGATGTTGATACAGGCAGACGTTCCCGAAGCCGCCGGTGCCCAGCCGCTCCCGCATCTCCCAGGGCCCGCCCGCGCCCGGCCGCAGCCCCGGGGGCCGCTCCATGGGGCGGGAGAGCTAGCGGCCTGAGGTTCCGCCACTGTTTCGAGGCCGGTTCCGGGCCGCAGAGGCTCGCGCGTCTTTCTTCTCGCGAGAGGTAAGCGTCATTTCCGGTAACTGCGGCAGCAAAAAAGCCCGCCCCGAGCCCCGCCGGCGAAacggtggggaggaaggtgggtaCTTTCAATCCCCTCTCTCAAAAAGTTCCCTAGGCATTTTCGTAGCTGAGAAAACCCACATGTGTTTTTCCAGTCTTCAAAAATATAAGCTCTCcagggtggcggcggcggcggcagcggcggtggcggtggcggcggcggctcgGCCAGTACTCCCGGCCCCCGCCATTTCGGACTGGGAGCGAGCGCGGCGCAGGGACTGAAGGCAGCGGCGGGGGCCAGAGGCTCGGCGGCTCCCAGGCCTGCTGAAAATGACTGAATATAAACTTGTGGTAGTTGGAGCTGGTGGCGTAGGCAAGAGTGCCTTGACGATACAGCTAATTCAGAATCACTTTGTGGATGAATATGATCCTACGATAGAGGATTCCTACAGGAAACAAGTAGTAATTGATGGAGAAACCTGTCTCTTGGATATTCTCGACACAGCAGGTCAAGAGGAGTACAGTGCAATGAGGGACCAGTACATGAGGACTGGGGAGGGCTTTCTTTGTGTATTTGCCATAAATAATACTAAATCATTTGAAGATATTCACCATTATAGAGAACAAATAAAAAGAGTTAAAGACTCTGAAGATGTACCTATGGTTCTAGTAGGAAATAAATGTGATTTGCCTTCTAGAACAGTAGACACAAAACAGGCTCAGGACTTAGCAAGAAGTTACGGAATTCCTTTTATTGAAACATCAGCAAAGACAAGACAGGGTGTTGACGATGCCTTCTATACATTAGTTCGagaaatttgaaaacataaagaaaagatgAGCAAAGatggtaaaaagaagaaaaagaagtcaaagacaaagtgtataattatgtaaatacaatttgtactaaaaaaaaaagaaaaaaaaatatataagctctccaaatatatatatataagctctcCCTTAAAATCACTTTCCAAGCCAGTCTTGGCCGTATTCGTCTTTTCTAAACTTAAGGTTGTCTCCACCCCtgtcaatggcaccccactccagtactcttgcctggaaaatcccatggacggaggagcctggtgggctgcagtccacggggtcgctaagagtcagacacgactgaacgacttcacttttatttttcactttcatgcattggagaaggaaattttcgcaacccactccagtgttcttgccggagaatcccagggaccggggagcctggtgggtttccatctatagggtcgcacagagtcggacacgactgaagcgacttagcaacagcagcagccacCCCAGTCTACTCTTCAccttttttcagacctttcctcCAGCCCCACCACCCGCTGAGCTGCCACTGATAAAGGCCACCGAGGATTTAAATATCGCGAAATCCGAAGAACTAGAAAGAATTCTGCGCTAACAGGCCTGCTGATGCATTAGGCTTCATAGTtcacttttcttctcttaaaTGACTTCGTATGCATCTGTTCTAGGATCTCCCCTATAACCCCAGACAACTCAAGGATGTGACGCTGTTCCGGGGTAAAGAAGGCTCCGCCTGACTTAGGGAGCTTTTCCCTAAAAGCCTCACAGAGCTTGCTGTCAGGAGTACCTCCAGTTGTGGGTTTGCCAGCACGGTAGTTCCTCATTGTGGGGATTGTTTCCCACACGCAAGGCAGAGCTGCAGAGGCAAGCTTCCGATATCTGTTGGTGCAACAGTAAGTGCTTCCGAGTGGCAGACTGCCTTAGAATAGGGGCGCCAACTCCACATTTTCACTGAGTTGGTTGTATGCTTCATGGAAGTTGAGGATCTCATCAATCACTCCAAGGTATGTCAGCATGGAATCAAATTCTCTAAGTGAGAGTTACCTTAAGCCTGGTCATTTGACCCTCCTTTGAGATTATGTGCACTTGGACCATCATTTGTGCAGCCTGGGTTGTGAACTTAAAATTCAGCTAACATTTTGGACATGACTGTGCCACTAGAGATGTAGCATGTTGAGACTTCTAAAGGTGGATACAGTAGGTGCACCACAGCAGTGCTGCTGTTTTGAAAGCATTGAATGGACATTGTTATAGCAACTGTTGTCCCCAAAATCCCTGAATATTGCAGCCAGGATGTTAAACACTGTAAGATACAAACCATGTTGTATAGTAGCTCACCAGTAACCTGTGTGTAGTATCCAAAATTCTGATTTCCCATATATGCTTGCTAGTCATGGAGCTGGAGCGTCAGACTTGAAGGTGGTACACAGTACCGCCAAAAGCATGTCCCTTACAGCCGGGCAGACTACACAGATTGTGACAGACTGTTCAAACAGAATGAAGTACTCATTTGCTCAGTGGGCAGCATCTGGCTCTGGAGTATATCTGATagccatgctgctgctaagtcacttcaattgtgtctgactctgtgcgaccccatagacggcagtccaccaggctcccccatccctgggattctccaggcaagaatactggagtgggttgccatttccttcaccaatgcatgaaagtgaaaagtgaaagtgaagtcactcagtccggTCGactgttagtgaccccatggaccacagcctaccaggcttctctgtccatgggagtttccaggcaagagtactggagtggggtgccattgccttctctgctgatAGCCATAGGTAGGGCCAAAATCCCATAATTCTTACTTGGAAGAGCTATGAAGGGATGCTGAAGACCCTTAAGTGGCCATCTTTGCAGGAACTGGGTTGTTTCCCATAGTTCACTTTTTGAGGTTTttctgaattaaagaaaaaaatcctggcTGGTTACCTTCAGGCTCCATCCTCTTCAAGCCTGCCAGCTTGTTttttcatgtgtaaaacagaggtaataatacctacctcatagcTATCTTATGAGGGTTAAGTAAGAGTGTCTGGGCCGTAAGTGTCCAGTATATAGGAGCAGTTATTTTTCTTTGGCTTCTAAGATAAGGCATTCTCTTATGATCAGTCCCTCTCTGCTCTTTTTCCATGTACTTCTTGGATCACTCGATTTCCAGGCACTCCTTAAATACTGATATTTCTCAGGTAGTCTTCTTATAACTGCATTCATCCTATCTCTTTTCATCCATTCTCTTAACTTCACGTGTGGGCTATATCCTGATGAGCCCCCAAACCCTATCAGCAATCCAGAGGGCCTTGAATTTGTAACTATCAAACAGCAACTAAAGCTCACTTCTTGGTAAAGGAGaactcatctttttaaaaatcttgcccTTTCTCTTCCCAATTAGACTGTAAACTCGGGGACAACAGGAATCATGTTGGGACATGGCTATACTcctggagtctagaaaaatgtctAGTACAGAGGAGTTAAGTATTTGCTGAAGGACTGAATGAGTTCTTTTCTATCACTAAGATGAATTCTATAAGGGGAAAATGGCAAAGGCCTTGGGTCACTTCTCCATCCTGGGTTGCTCAGTAAGAAGGCACCTGTGAGATCCTGGGATAACAGCTGGACCTAAAGCCCTGGCCCCTCctactatacacacacacgctACTTCATTTCAATGAGTGGCAGACTCATTGGTAACATGAACACAAGACACTTCCCAACCATGAAAAAGCATTTGGATTTTAtaatagtttaaatatttttgaaaatgttgacAAGCATAAGCTCTACTTGGAACTGGATGACAGATATGCTTTTAACATAGATCTTCATCCTAAAATATGACTTTTCCCAAAAAATATTCAATCTTAGGCCTCTTGCTACAGGCAGGTTCCATGGGAATACACAAAAAAGAGGCAGGGAAACAGTCCCCATGGGAGACtgttgtttcttaaaaaataggCTGCTATTATATCCTGTGAAGTTCATAAGGTGCTTTTTCCCTTTGctcagtcatcatccacagtgaagTCAAAGGGCTCAAAGTCTTTCCGGAAGCGGCGAGCGAgagtctcctcctcttccttactGATCTGACACTTCCTCCAGTCAGACTTGTCAGGAATATTAAGGATAGCTTCACTAGCCAGGACCTCCCTGCAAAAAGAGCACAAAGAAGTCAAAATGGACAGTATCAGTCCAAAACCTTCGATTCCTCTCCAGCCAGAGAGCTCTGCTCAGCATCACCCAAAAAAGGTATGCAAATTCCTCTAACTTTGCTCACACCATGTTCTCTTCCCTGAGGGCTATCTCTGCCATTCTATCAAAATCACATCTGTTTTAAACTGACCAGCCCAGGTCTTAGCTCTTCTCTAACCCCTCAAATTCCATTTACTCCTCTGAACAACCTGGAACTACATTACTGGTACCTAGAGAATCAACATGACACAGTAGAAAGGGGGCAGGCCCTGCAATCAGAAAAATCAGAGACTGGATTCCATTCCCAGCTCTGCCGTTTGCTGTCTAAGAACAGATTACTTCATCTCTGTGTCTTAATTTCCTCACCTATGACATGCAAAATAAGGGTTTTCCAATGTATGAAGATAACACAATCAAAGCACCAAACTAGTTGTAATTACATCCTGCCTTAAACTCTAGTTTTGTTATCTCAGGCCATTAATGTGCTGAGGGCATGGTGAAAAGTCAGGCACCTAGTATCATACCCCAGTCTGACTTTCTGCCTCTTTCTAGTGCCCTCAAGTCTATACAGGCACAATACTACATGCTCA
This window contains:
- the LOC122709467 gene encoding GTPase KRas-like — encoded protein: MTEYKLVVVGAGGVGKSALTIQLIQNHFVDEYDPTIEDSYRKQVVIDGETCLLDILDTAGQEEYSAMRDQYMRTGEGFLCVFAINNTKSFEDIHHYREQIKRVKDSEDVPMVLVGNKCDLPSRTVDTKQAQDLARSYGIPFIETSAKTRQGVDDAFYTLVREI